One genomic window of Staphylococcus hsinchuensis includes the following:
- the aroB gene encoding 3-dehydroquinate synthase has protein sequence MKLETTYQSNNYPIIVEHHALEQLHKYIDSYKDIVLIIDETVYQQWEPSIKFLSAEYEAHQIIIPSGEATKTMAFYESTIEQLLSYQLTRKTCLIAIGGGATGDFTGFLAATLLRGVDFIQVPTTILAHDSSVGGKVGINSKHGKNLIGAFYRPKAVIYDLDFLSTLPYSEVISGYAEVYKHALLTNQQALDEIESHFPDQNSLSSLKGIDYYLFKGIETKLNIIIQDEKEANVRKYLNLGHTFGHAVEYTLKIPHGHAVMIGIIYQFIVANKIFNHNNDINHYIKYFESLGYPLSLIKKLDFEDLYTLMLKDKKNDQNGIQMVLLESIGQPVVKHVDYEILYSAFTSLLSHLKK, from the coding sequence ATGAAATTAGAAACAACTTATCAATCTAATAATTATCCAATCATTGTAGAACACCATGCTTTAGAGCAATTACACAAATATATAGATAGCTATAAAGATATTGTCCTTATCATTGATGAAACCGTATATCAACAATGGGAGCCTTCTATTAAATTTTTATCGGCAGAATACGAAGCACATCAAATTATTATCCCATCAGGTGAAGCGACAAAAACGATGGCTTTCTATGAATCAACAATTGAACAATTATTAAGTTATCAACTCACACGTAAAACTTGTTTAATAGCAATAGGCGGTGGTGCTACTGGTGACTTTACAGGATTCCTCGCTGCAACGCTATTACGAGGTGTAGATTTTATACAAGTACCAACTACAATTCTTGCGCACGATTCAAGCGTAGGTGGGAAGGTTGGTATTAACTCTAAGCACGGTAAAAATTTAATTGGTGCATTTTACCGACCTAAAGCTGTAATATATGATTTAGATTTTTTATCAACATTGCCGTATTCTGAAGTGATTAGTGGTTATGCCGAAGTATATAAACATGCACTGTTAACAAATCAACAAGCCCTTGATGAAATAGAATCACATTTTCCTGATCAAAATAGTTTATCTTCACTAAAAGGTATAGATTACTATCTATTTAAAGGCATTGAAACGAAATTAAATATTATTATACAAGACGAAAAGGAAGCAAATGTACGTAAATATTTGAATTTGGGCCATACATTTGGTCACGCAGTGGAGTATACTTTAAAAATTCCACATGGTCATGCTGTGATGATTGGTATTATTTATCAATTTATTGTAGCGAATAAAATATTTAATCATAACAATGATATCAATCATTATATAAAATACTTCGAATCATTAGGTTATCCATTATCGTTGATAAAGAAATTAGACTTTGAAGATTTATACACATTGATGCTTAAAGACAAGAAAAATGATCAAAATGGCATACAGATGGTGTTATTAGAAAGTATCGGTCAACCTGTTGTAAAACACGTAGATTATGAAATATTATATTCTGCATTTACATCGTTATTATCACATTTGAAAAAGTAG
- the aroC gene encoding chorismate synthase: protein MRYLTSGESHGPQLTVIIEGVPANLAITAEEINEEMFKRQGGYGRGRRMQIEKDAIDIVSGVRNGYTLGSPITLVVTNDDFTHWRKIMGAAPISEEEQENMKRVITKPRPGHADLVGGMKYNHRDLRNVLERSSARETAARVAVGAVSKILLKQLDIHSYSRVIEIGGVKDENEYDLETIKANVDTNDVRVINEDIAQQMRDKINEAKKAGDSVGGVVQTIVEGLPVGIGSYVQYDRKLDGRIAQGVVSINAFKGVSFGAGFTAASKPGSEIQDEILYDATTGYYRGSNNLGGFEGGMSNGMPIIVNGVMKPIPTLYKPLNSVDINSKESFKASIERSDSCAVPAASVVAENVVAFEIARAVLEEFQSNHMEQLSAQVEQQRQLNIEF from the coding sequence ATGAGATATTTAACTTCTGGAGAATCACATGGACCTCAGTTAACAGTTATTATAGAAGGCGTACCCGCAAATTTAGCTATTACAGCAGAAGAGATCAACGAAGAAATGTTTAAAAGACAAGGTGGCTATGGCCGTGGTCGTCGTATGCAAATTGAAAAAGATGCAATCGACATTGTATCAGGTGTGCGCAATGGCTATACATTAGGTAGTCCAATCACGTTAGTAGTTACGAATGATGATTTCACACATTGGAGAAAAATCATGGGTGCTGCTCCGATATCAGAAGAAGAACAAGAAAATATGAAACGCGTGATTACAAAACCACGCCCGGGACATGCAGATTTAGTCGGTGGGATGAAATATAACCACAGAGATTTAAGAAATGTACTTGAACGTTCATCTGCAAGAGAAACCGCTGCACGTGTAGCAGTTGGTGCTGTTTCTAAGATTTTATTAAAACAACTGGATATTCATTCATATAGTAGAGTAATAGAAATTGGTGGCGTGAAAGATGAAAACGAATATGACCTCGAAACAATCAAAGCGAATGTCGATACAAATGATGTACGTGTGATTAATGAGGACATCGCTCAACAAATGCGTGATAAAATCAATGAAGCGAAGAAGGCTGGCGATTCAGTTGGTGGTGTTGTTCAAACAATTGTAGAAGGTTTACCAGTCGGCATTGGAAGTTATGTACAATATGATAGAAAGTTAGACGGTAGAATAGCTCAAGGTGTTGTGAGTATCAACGCCTTTAAAGGTGTAAGTTTTGGCGCTGGATTCACGGCTGCGAGTAAACCAGGTAGCGAAATTCAAGATGAAATTTTATATGATGCAACAACAGGTTATTACAGAGGCTCAAACAATTTAGGTGGCTTTGAAGGTGGTATGTCCAATGGTATGCCAATTATCGTCAATGGCGTAATGAAACCTATCCCAACTTTATATAAACCATTAAACTCTGTGGACATCAATTCGAAAGAATCATTTAAAGCTTCTATTGAGCGTTCAGATAGTTGTGCAGTTCCTGCAGCAAGTGTTGTAGCCGAAAACGTAGTAGCATTTGAAATCGCAAGAGCTGTATTAGAAGAATTTCAATCTAACCACATGGAACAGCTTAGCGCCCAAGTTGAACAACAACGTCAATTGAATATCGAATTTTAA
- the ndk gene encoding nucleoside-diphosphate kinase, with product MERTFLMIKPDAVQRNLVGEIISRVERKGLKLVAGKLMSVPKSLAEEHYGEHKDKPFYNSLIDFITSAPVFAMVVEAEDAVSISRHIIGTTNPAEAAPGTIRGDLGLTVGRNIIHGSDSVESAKKEINLWFKEDELADYEGNSENWLYE from the coding sequence ATGGAACGTACATTTCTAATGATTAAACCAGATGCAGTACAAAGAAATTTAGTAGGGGAAATTATTTCACGTGTTGAACGTAAAGGACTTAAATTAGTTGCTGGTAAATTAATGTCAGTACCAAAGTCATTAGCTGAAGAACATTATGGTGAGCATAAAGACAAACCATTCTATAATAGCTTAATTGACTTCATCACTTCAGCACCTGTATTTGCAATGGTAGTCGAAGCAGAAGATGCAGTTAGCATTTCTCGTCATATTATTGGTACAACAAACCCAGCTGAAGCTGCACCAGGTACAATTAGAGGAGACCTAGGTCTTACAGTTGGCCGTAATATTATCCACGGTTCTGATTCTGTTGAATCTGCTAAAAAAGAAATCAATCTTTGGTTCAAAGAAGATGAATTAGCTGATTATGAAGGTAACAGCGAAAACTGGTTATACGAATAA
- a CDS encoding polyprenyl synthetase family protein → MSKLNLNSEIKKVEKQIAQAIKSEDPVLEEASFHLLSSGGKRVRPAFAILSSQFGDHKNEDVYRVAVSLELIHMATLVHDDVIDRSDRRRGRLTISKKWDQPTAILTGNFLLALGLEYISNIEDNRVHEVISSAIVDVCKGELFQFQDQFNSEQSIINYLRRINRKTALLIQLSTEVGAIAAGADKRTVHQLKMIGHYIGMSFQIVDDILDFTSTDKQLGKPSGSDLMNGHFTLPVLLEMKVNERFKKEIQQLNASSSKESFDYCIETIRNSDVIQQSQQVSDKYLDKALKLINQLENDEAKPLFKKIIKKMSKRKT, encoded by the coding sequence GTGTCAAAGTTAAATTTGAATTCTGAGATAAAGAAAGTTGAAAAACAAATAGCCCAAGCCATTAAAAGTGAGGACCCTGTGCTAGAAGAAGCTTCATTTCATTTACTATCATCAGGTGGAAAACGTGTACGTCCCGCATTCGCAATTTTGAGTAGTCAATTTGGTGATCATAAAAATGAAGACGTCTATCGCGTTGCAGTTTCTCTAGAACTCATACATATGGCGACCCTTGTGCATGATGATGTAATTGATCGTAGTGATCGCCGTCGTGGTAGACTCACGATTTCTAAAAAATGGGATCAACCGACAGCAATTCTTACAGGGAATTTCCTGTTAGCATTAGGATTAGAATATATTTCCAATATAGAAGATAACCGTGTACATGAAGTTATTTCTAGTGCGATTGTTGATGTGTGTAAAGGGGAATTATTTCAATTTCAAGACCAGTTTAATAGCGAACAATCGATTATAAATTATTTGAGAAGAATCAATAGAAAAACAGCGCTATTAATTCAATTGTCTACAGAAGTAGGTGCAATTGCTGCAGGTGCAGATAAACGAACTGTACATCAACTTAAAATGATAGGGCATTATATTGGAATGAGTTTCCAAATCGTAGATGATATTTTAGATTTTACAAGTACAGATAAACAATTAGGCAAACCATCTGGCAGTGATTTAATGAATGGTCACTTCACATTACCTGTACTTTTAGAAATGAAAGTTAATGAAAGATTTAAGAAGGAAATCCAACAGCTCAATGCATCAAGTAGTAAAGAATCTTTTGATTACTGCATCGAAACGATAAGAAATTCAGATGTCATTCAACAATCACAACAAGTAAGTGATAAATATTTAGATAAGGCTCTAAAACTTATTAATCAGTTGGAAAATGATGAGGCAAAACCACTCTTTAAAAAGATAATTAAAAAAATGTCTAAAAGAAAGACCTAA
- a CDS encoding demethylmenaquinone methyltransferase — protein sequence MKDNNAKKEQVHNVFQNISGKYDRLNNIISFEQHKIWRKQVMSEMKVKQGSKALDVCCGTADWSIALGKAVGPNGEVIGLDFSENMLEVGKSKTKDMDNIQLVLGDAMNLPFEDNSFDYVTIGFGLRNVPDYLATLKELNRVLKPGGMVVCLETSQPTAPVFAQMYKVYFKFIMPIFGKVFAKSKDEYEWLQQSTFDFPDKEKLRRLFAQAGFSHIKVRSFTGGVSAMHLGYK from the coding sequence ATGAAAGATAATAATGCAAAAAAAGAACAAGTACACAATGTATTTCAAAATATTTCAGGTAAATATGATCGTCTCAATAACATAATTAGCTTTGAACAGCATAAGATTTGGCGTAAACAAGTGATGTCTGAAATGAAAGTGAAACAAGGAAGCAAAGCTTTAGATGTGTGTTGTGGCACTGCCGATTGGTCCATTGCATTAGGAAAAGCTGTGGGACCCAATGGTGAGGTTATCGGTTTGGACTTTAGTGAAAACATGCTCGAAGTAGGTAAATCTAAAACCAAAGATATGGATAATATTCAACTCGTCCTTGGAGATGCAATGAATTTACCATTCGAAGATAACTCATTTGATTACGTTACAATAGGGTTTGGTTTAAGAAATGTTCCCGATTACTTGGCCACGTTAAAAGAACTAAATCGTGTACTTAAACCTGGGGGAATGGTTGTATGTTTAGAAACGAGTCAACCAACTGCACCTGTATTTGCGCAAATGTATAAAGTTTATTTTAAATTTATAATGCCTATTTTTGGTAAAGTTTTTGCAAAATCAAAAGATGAATATGAATGGCTACAACAATCTACTTTTGATTTCCCTGATAAGGAAAAACTGAGAAGACTATTTGCCCAAGCAGGATTTAGTCATATTAAAGTTCGTAGCTTCACAGGTGGCGTTTCAGCAATGCACCTTGGCTATAAATAA
- a CDS encoding heptaprenyl diphosphate synthase component 1, with product METTVNLLEKQISNRLHGVNHFESIYINPVLGEMLDSFDIPKEAKLACLTIDTAMRHLDAVESTLTSKQSILIGDLLSAHFYTILAQLNDPIFQKEISTAIVKINEIKSSIHNDEIPKAQMGHKILLAENTFPSITLKRYAPNFNKQALNRLLLEHIQQKRPAYLNKYSNEDMQLFISNIKTEIDDK from the coding sequence ATGGAAACAACTGTAAATTTACTAGAAAAACAAATATCAAATAGACTTCATGGAGTGAATCATTTTGAATCAATATACATTAACCCTGTATTAGGTGAAATGCTTGATTCATTCGATATACCTAAAGAAGCAAAACTTGCTTGCCTCACAATAGATACTGCCATGCGTCATTTAGACGCAGTTGAATCAACGCTAACTTCAAAGCAATCAATTTTAATCGGTGATTTGTTGAGTGCACATTTTTACACGATATTAGCTCAATTAAATGACCCAATTTTCCAAAAAGAAATTTCAACTGCTATAGTTAAAATAAATGAAATAAAATCATCCATACATAATGATGAAATACCCAAAGCACAAATGGGTCATAAAATACTTTTAGCAGAAAATACATTTCCTTCCATTACTTTAAAAAGATATGCTCCAAACTTTAATAAACAAGCATTAAACCGTCTTTTACTTGAGCATATCCAACAAAAAAGACCCGCATATTTAAATAAATATTCTAATGAAGATATGCAACTGTTTATATCAAATATAAAAACAGAAATAGATGATAAATGA